Within the Miscanthus floridulus cultivar M001 chromosome 17, ASM1932011v1, whole genome shotgun sequence genome, the region gtagccttattattgagcattgctagtgagcttaggctttgtgcttttgcatcctagtttgtgtaggagctccccccattgcttgaagtactagttgcataggtttatgtgaccttgcttctagattgactaggtgagctctagctagcctggtacCTTATTTGTTTAATTagaatctttgtaaggtgcttgagaatatagatagaggggtgtagtcttggctagaccaatagttttaattccgtatttgttttggttagtcggtacaattaattttagaaaggacaattcaacccctctagtccaccatctcgaccctatagcGTGACACCCTCCCCACCCCCGGCGGCGTGCTCTCTCACCCTAGCGATCATGCTTCCCTCaccccggcggccatggcgctccctTCGCCAGGCTCTCTCTCTCaccctatgttgcatatgtatgtttcaagtatttcaggtgtttcagatatatgttgcatttgtttcgtatggatgttgcaaagtagatcgggaGATATTGCACAGTGTTGCATATGGTGCActttgtttcagaggcatgttgcaagctaTGTTGCccggatacggatacggatatCAGATATGATACGTATAGGATACACGGATATGCTATTCTCCAAAAAAAAACAGTGACACGGGGATATGGCTAGAAttttaatgatgatgatgatgatgatgataataataataataataataataataataataataataataataatacacatGATTTAATATGAAATAATAACATAGTGCCAATAAATAAGTAGGGTTTAACAACTTAATAAAAATCACAGCCACGGTACAACATGATTCCACAATGGATTCTTCTTCTTTTGCTGGTCATCAACTTCAATTGGAGCACATTCATCAGGTCCATCTACTCGTACTAACAAACAAATATAAAAAAGACCAAATTTCAGATCAAAGCACAATGTTGGAGGAGCAGCCGAGCAGAGCGCAAGCAAACGGCAAACGCAAGTTACCAGTAGCCTGTAGCTGGGAGGGGGTGCCGCTTGGTTGCATCACCGCCGGCCGCTGCTACCCGCTGGTCGCCGTTCCGCACGAGGGTAGGTCACGGGGCGCCGCCTTTCTAGTTGTCTGCGGTGCGGAGTCGGGATGCGGCGCAGGCGAGTGTGCGGACGGCGGAGGGAGTAGGTCACACGTGGGAGACTGGGAGGTTGTTTAGACTTCATGGGCCGTATGCCCAGTATCCAATATCAGATACATGTATCCACTCTAGTACGTATCCAAAATTCATAGTACGGTTCGGATACGTATCCGTGGCATATGAGTGGCATATCCATATCCGATACGTACGCGATACGGGCCCCCTGCAGTATCCGTGCATCGTaggttgcaagcgtatgtttcagggTGTTTCAGATGGTTCAGATGTATGTTTTATCTGTGTTTTCtggacacatgttgcaagtgtgtttatcttggatgttgcatatatttcacacatatgatgcatgcgttttatttagatgttgcgtATGGTTACAGTgatttttaagtgtttcaggtgttttttcaagtgtttcagaagcatatttcaagtgtttcaactgtcttcagacgtatgttacaacTGTTGTATttagatatttcaaaagtagatcaggtgttgcatctctcctccCCACCTTATACTACATTGTCTCTCCTGGTGCCGACAGGGCATCCATACGACGCCGCGGCCGGTTCCTTCCGAATCGGAGGTGCCACACGCCCTTCCCCTCTTTGTTGCTTGGGCAACGCGGGCCCTGCGTGGAGCGCGCTGGCGTCCGGACACGAGCGTCGGTCCGGACGTACCGCCGCTAGCACTACCAATAATAATAAGCAGTCCACCACTGTCCACAAATCGGTCTTAGCATGCGTCCAAGGTTAGGTCAATATAATTGCGCGGACCTTTATATTCATTCAATCATCAGGTTAATAATTTTCTCCGGTAAAGTGGCTTTTGGCTATGGCAGGGTCAGTTCCCGCCGGCCGCGCACTCCCGCGGTCAAGTCCGACGATCCACCGTGGTCGCCGTAATATATAGGATCGTGCTCGTGCCACCAGTTGGGCGAAATCTCGAGCACACGCTGCGAGAGCGAGATCCACTCGAGATGCTGCTTTTGGAAAAAAGGCGTGGCCACAGATTATTTGTAATCTTTATCTGCGAGAGGCTGTGGATCGGAGGAATATGTGACTGACACGGTGTAATACTGACCTACCTGTAAAGCTTGTTGACACATTAGAAGATTGGATTATGGTTGACTTGATGATGCGTACGCACTCTGCAGGTCAAAGGTCAACAACCCATGCCATTGCTTATCAGGGATTCAGGTGGGAAGGGCTTTGGTATGCAGAACAGCCATGCATGTCGGTATCTGCAGTTGTGCATATTAGCAGCCATTATGTTAGCGTCTCGAGGCTGTTTGGTTTGGCGCCCGGCCTCGCTCATGAGAGCCATGTATGGCTTGTTAAAAAATCTGCAtgactagcgcccggacgtcgaCCGATGCCCACATTCGGACGTCATCTGCGCGCACGCGGGAACCCATGGCCCCTCCGCGCCTCCTGTTTGGATGCACGCGCCCCCTCTGTGCCTCTGCTTCTCCGCCCGCACCCCCTCCACTTCCCGCATCCACGCCACCATCCCCCTCGACTGCGTCATCCCAGGAGGCCGGGCGCTGGACTTGCTAGTGACCACGATAAGGGCAGTGGCGCTGGTCAGGGAGTTGGCGGACAAGGAGAAGGTGGCCAGCCACCggcgccattgcaacatgtgcaacactagatctatttttgaaacatctagattaaacatttacaacatatatTTGAAGactgatgaaacacttgaaacatgcatctaaaaCATGCGTGTGTagcccattgcaacatatgcaaacaccaagatctacttttaaaacatccagatgaaacatttgcaacatacgcctgaagacagatgaaacatgcGTGTGTagcccattgcaacatgtgcaacaccaagatctactttataaaacatccagatgaaacattttgcaacatacatctgaaaaacATGAAACActaggcttgcaacatgcgtatcttgtcattgcaacatatgcaatatctgaGATCTACTTTTTCAACACCCAGATGAAACGCTTGAGACAAAAGTTCAAAACGCCTGAAACACTTCACATCGTTCGTTCGCACGGCCACGGCCTACCTAGAGGGGGACTGCAGTAGCCAACAAGCTCGGATCGGGGTGACTTCGAGAACAGCGGCCCACCATACACCTCCGTTTTAAGACATCCCTTCCTACCATAGTGTCTTCGGTTGGTTGTAGGAGACGATGTCTCGGCCAGCGACGACCTCCTAGTGGCGCCGGGTTGGTGGTGGCTAGGTGATGCCATGACCGCAATAGGGCGAGGTGGAGTGGGGCGCGGTAGGGGATGGGATGCGGGCGCGGCGTGGCGATGGGACGGGGCACGGTGGGGAAAGGCCGGCACGGTGGGGTGGAGTGGAGCAGGCGGATGTGAGTTCGAAGAAGGAGGCAGAGCAGGAGTATGCAGTTGGTGGAGGCTAATAATGTGTGGATAAGAATTAATTAGAAATGAGTGGTTGTCGGATATTTTCAAATGTCGGACGCTCTGGCAAGTGCATTATCGTTAAAGAATTACAGTTTGCATAGATTTAACCACAGTCTCTTCGCCAAGGGACTGGATTGCACCAAAAGGTACACTGTGAAAATGCGTAGAAGGAGCTGTTTTGTGTTTGATTCTACATTCAGCTACTTATTTTAGCCGTTTATTTTATATTCCACCTGTTCCATAGTAAGTCGTTATGGCTTTTTCTAAGATATGTAGTATTTACTGTGCTACTTATTTTTCTTTCAATGAAAAAAGTGTTTAGACACAATCGCGAAAAAAATTGATTGTGAGTAGTATTATTTAGCAAAGAGAGTATGGCCAAGAACCTAGATAGTGGCTATTGCACCCATTTTAAACGGTAGTCCATTTTAGTTTTGTTTTAAGTCAATTTTTCTAACtttaatcaaatttatagaaaaatgcacCAATGTCTAtagcatcaaatttattttaGTAAATCAACCATAAAACATGTTATGATAGGGATTTTGTTTGTTATTATGTTAATATACTTTTGTATGAACttagttagagaagtttgacttacaCCAAAACTAAAATGACATTTTGAAACAAAGTGAGTACACAAGAAGGCGGAAATGGAACACTTGCCTCACCGAAGCACTTCTAACCGATTAGGCTTCGTTTAGAACGTAGAAATTTCATAGAATCGTATAGGAATTTTACAGAAATTAGTTTATTTTCATAGACTAGCAAATGCCCGTGCGTGTGTACGGGAGCCTCAAAATTTTCAGTGGGTCAAGATCCTCAAAATTTTCAACGCAATAAGAGTAAGactgtaagagaaaaataatggaATCAAATCAATAGACAAATAAATAAGTTCAATCTGGTCTCTTTTGCTTGATTGTTATGTATATACAAACAACATAACACTCGCAGAAAAATGGCCAGCCAATTCATAACTACAATCATGTGCAAGGGATTATATCTATTTCCAGTGATTCTATCAAAGAATCAACTCAACCATTTAGCACAAGTCCATGATTTAGAAGACTAACTGACAAGTAACTAGGTACAATATTAGGTCTTAAATTAACAGCTTATTTGCTTCTCTTAAACAGCTCATAAAATCGGTATCCTCTGCCTCTTGGATAATGAGCTTCCTCTTGCTGGTCCAGAGCCTGAAGGTAGAACCCATAATGCAAAAACACTACTAAATCACTTACCATGATGCCTTTTGCACAATCTTAAAATAACGAGTAGTCTATAATTGTGAATGACAACCTACCTTCTAGACCAAACAAATTGACTGAACGTGCAAACTAAATATGTATGAAGCGAAATTCATATAGAACTTACAAATGCAGAAATATTTATTTTGCAAAGCTAAGGGTCCTCTTACAAAGAGTCATTTTCCCGCTACTTTTCATGCCATGTATTTTTCCACCAACCACACTGATATGCAATGTTCTCAGCATGTGCTCCTGCAACCAGGTCCTTCTAATCCCTTTAATTTTTTAGAAGTACCAAGACAGCGAACAGTCTCACAGACATGCTAGCAGCCGGCCAATGTTCCTAAAAAAAGACTTCACATATTATGCAACACCCTAGAGCAAATATAAAAATTCCAACATATCTCACATTTGTAATTTTAATTGAACAACATCAAAATAGTCTATGCTCCATTGGTAAGTAGGAAAATTTGTTAACTCATGATATGCTCCACTGATAAGTAGGAAAATTATACCAAGCTTCAATTGTTGGCACTTCCATAGTCAAAGCAAATTTATAAATAGCTTCTTCCTTTTCAATACTTCACTAACAATATAAGTCATATATTTGATCAAAAAGTAGCTTCCACAGGAATAGAAAATAGCTTGTCCTGcgtctttttagttgtagagatagacATTCATCAATAATATGTCAGAGGGGGAAATGATTTGTGCTGCCCTCAAGTTACCAAGAATACGATGGAAGCAGTGGCCTTTGATAGAGGCGGCCCTTCCGTTGCCACCCCCGCTGCGCCCTCCGCTTCGTCCAATGGGTTGCTCGTTGGAACCTTGAAAGCTCATAACCGTCATCGTCACTCCCGTTGTCGGCTTCCCTGCCAGTGCGGCAGTGCCATTGTGCCAATCATCCCCAACGCCCACCACGATCACCCACTCGAAGAAACAACAGTATGTGAGAGTATCTTTTTCACAGAAGTCTCAATGCGGTCATGTTTCACCAGCCATGACACGGTCATCCTACCTTACATTGTAGCCACCTGCATTGATCCCAAATTTCCAGCTTCCTACTTCATTGACTTAGGATCGAGGATACTGAAACTCAATCGACTTTGGCTGATCCTTGAAAAATAAAATTTCAATCTCAAAATAGTTTACTGTAAACTTCTTATATTTAGGGCATTTCCCATTTGCTTCAGCATTCAGTGATTCTCACCTGTTTGAAAAATAAAGCTGAGTGCCGCAATTCTAAATCCTACACTCCAGCACTGAGATTCACTTGGGCATCATTTTAAGAAACACCGAAGCTCAGGACAAGATCTCGATTCCATCCCCGCATATGTCCCCCTGCCATTTGGTGTAGGCATTCTCAGACACGTAGCGTGCAGCAGATGCGATTATGCGAACCTTCACACCATGCAACTATCACCGCACAAATCTCCTCTTGAATACAGAATAGCAACCTAACACATTAGCAGTCGTCCGTGCGCGCTCGCGcggaagagggagagagagaaagagaggggagAGTGTTTTGTACGGACCTCGAGGGAGTGGAGGAAGTAGTCGCGGACCTCGAGGGAGTGGAGGGGCTTCTGTTCCCTTGGATGGAGCGACGGTCGAAGGGGCGAGCGGGGAGGCGTGCGGGGGTGGTGGGGCTACATGTCAGCGCAAAAAATCGAAGTGTGAAGCTTGGGCATCCCGCTTCACCACGGATGGGTGAACGGGTCCAGTTTACTCTTTTCAGGACTCCTTGGGTACCTCAATCCACGAGGGATCCCTGGCTAATTCGCGTGGGGGAGAAGGTCAGTGTCTTTGCTGCCTCACCAATCTACGGTGTTCTTTTGGATACACCACACTCTCATATAACCCTGTGCCTTTTCAGCCTTGTCCCCGTCAATTTTCCGAGGCGCAGAAAAAACTACTCCGCACTCGCGATTCTCTTTCCCCGTCATTCTCTCCCTCGCGCTCGCTGGATGACTGGATCTACGAGCGTCCCTGCCTCATCATGGCCATGGCTCCTTCTGAAGCATGGTGCCGTCCTCCCGGGCCGTAACGGCGTGCTCCTCATCCCGCTCCTGGTCCTCACGGTCGCCCTAGCCGCGGCGCTGCTCCTCAGCAACGCCCTGTTCGTGCAGCCGCTAGACGCCGCTATGCTTGCTGGACGCAGACGCCACCAGCCGCGTCGACCCGGCCACCGCCACGTACCGTGATCTCATCAAGGCCCTCCAGTCCGACCTCCAACGACTTCTTCTCGTCGCCACCGGCTGCCTCCTCGCCGCCGTTGTGGCCGGATCGGCCATCAAGATCTCCACCGTCTTCTCCGCCGCAGATCGACGCGCCACCATGACCGCGGCGCTCGGCGCGGCCCAGGGCAAAGTCTGGGGCCATGCTGACCGTCACGTTTGGGTACGTCCTGGAGTTGGCCCGCGCCACAGCCATCGTGGCCCTAGCCGTGCTCGCGCCTTGTGGTACTCTCTCATGCTGCTCTTTCTCGACGCGCTCCTCGCGCTCCTCGCCATGCTCTTCCTCGTCTACCTCACCGTCGTCGGTGCACCGTCACTGTTGCCATGTCCGCGGCGGAGCCCGGGCGGCGCGGCGCGAGCGCAGTGGGCCGCGCGTGGTGGCTCATGCGGGGCCAGGGCGGCCATCTACACGCTTGCACTCAAAGCCGCCAGCGGAGTAGCCACCGGCGTCGCCTacctgctgctgctctgctctgcGCCGGAGCTGCACGACTTTCCACGCCCATGTTCTCGTTCCCGTGCATAGATTGCACCGCGGGAAATTTGGCATCCGCGGGTTACTGTCACCGGAGTGGGAGGGGATGTCACGTGCAGGGTCAAAATCTCCTTTGGTGTTGAAATCCACGAGCATTTGCCCCCCTATCATCCAAAGGAGCCCTTAGGAGCAGAGAAAAATGCACAAAACAAGAAAATTTGATGCATTCTAAAGAGGGCATATAACATGTGTATTCCCACAATATGACAGAATATGATTTTTATGTTATTGGCTTTCTCATAGAAGGAAAAAACAAATTAAATCTTCGTTTCAGTTTGTGTATTCGAATTACTCAATGCAAAGATACCTTTATAAAACTTCTCTAATATGTAAAATTCGATTCAATTTCTAAACGAGTTATGGTGCCGGGTGGAAAACCTACTCCAGCTCGATGGTATCATGTTCGTCGTTGGAGGCGTTTTCAGGCCCATATACTTTAAGAGCAAGTATATAAATGCATATTAAAACTAATGGATCACATAAAAAGATTCTTCAAACCAACTGAAAGGCTTGCTGTAACAAATTAAAGGTATAACACAACAAATTGAAAAGGACCTATCCAAATTGTGACAGCAACCACAACAAAatttaaggattcttttaacaatTTTCTCAATTTGAAAAACAAATGAATATGTAAGATTTAGTAGAACAAAAAAACTCGCTAACTCCAGTTTAAATAGAGGTCGCAGTGATAATCTAGCTTAATTAAAGCTTGTTGTTCTACTCCAAAGCATGGTCATATACATCTGCACTTTCTGAAGATCATGTGGAAACTGCCTTACAATTTTAGACACTTTTCCCCTTAGTAGGACAACCCAAATGCAAACTTGCAATGGATGACATATGCAATTTTATTCAATAATTTTCAtgattcaatccacttggagtaTCCTTTGTTCAAAGGAGAGAAAAATGATGAACTAAAACTAAATCTAATGTGCCTACTCCTCTCGTTTCTGAATCTATCTACattgcttcttcttctccctcttgcATCCCAAGAAGCGAAAATTAGGCTAAACTCTCTATTCCCTTCTGCAATCTATCCATGCaacatgcatatgcatatgcagGGCTATCTTGAAGAAGCCTTTGCCAGCCCGACCAGCCTCACCGGCGAcggcatcctcctcctcttctcagcCTCGGATATCGTCTCAAGCCCCGGCGACCACGGCCTCTCCGCCCGCGCCCCCACAAGCTGCATGTAGTGCTTCCTCAGCTCCGGCGTGCTGCACAGCTGCTCCGTCGCGCCGcacttgccgccgccgccgcacgacgTGATCACCTTCTCGATGAACTCGGGCAGGATCCTGATGAGCGGCGCGCCGTCGGAGCCCGTGACGTACTCGAACGGGGACGCCGTGCCGCCGGCAAGGGGCACCTTCGCGGCGGAGGACGAAGGCGAGAGCTTGGCGAGCGTCGCGGCGGTGAGCGACTGGCTGCACGAGAAGCGTGCCGCGGGGAGCACGAAGTAGGTGCGCCCGGCCACGAGCCGCTCGCACGGAGACAGCGCCGGGACTGGCAGGCCGATGAAGAAGGAGTCCCCGGCGCAGACGAGATGCGGGTCGGGGAGCTCCGCCGTGACGTCCCCGGCGGTGATGGACCGCCGCTCGTCGGCCATCCTCGCCGACCCGCCCCAGaacaccagccgcgccgcctcgccgccgtgctcggccctGGGGCACAGACAAGGGGAGAGGCCGTTGCCCATGGCGAGGGAGGGTGCCTAGACAGAAGCTTCTGGAAGTTCCGAAGGTGAAGGATTGTGAATTGGCGTTGAATGGTGGCCTGGGGAGGCGTCGCGTGGAGATGCATTTATAGGGGAGGGTTGACCACGTAGAGGCTCTGACTTTGGAATGGTCAGAGGTTGGTGTTTGATTTCTTTGTGTTAGCTAGAGAGTTGACCAACGAAAGGTGTTCAAAATCGAAACAGTCGGCCTTAGTTAATTAATTGTTGTTATATAGTGGGACGCTTGTTCATCAACGCCCAGTTGGGGCCAAACATCTGGAAACTTTTAGTAGTGCTCGCACGGAGACAGCGCCCGGACGGCAGGCGGATGAAGAAGGAGCTCTAGGGTACCACGACGGGATGGTAGGAGGTGGGTgcacgaggaggaagaaggtcgGGTCGCACCTTAACCGGTTGGCCGTGGTCAAGGGCCGTCGACGTCGCCAGAGCCGGGCGGGGTGAGGAGGCGGCAGGGGAGCGCATGAGGAAGAAGGCACGCGCGAGGCGAGGAAGAAGGAGGCGTGCGAGCGGAAATTTCTACGCTTGCTCACGCATAGTGTAGTATTGCCCATACTTTATTTATATAGGTCGTCTGAACTTTATCTGAAATCAAACTTCTCTAATTTTGATTAGACTGAGAAAAATACACAAAGATTAAACTAGCTTCATCAACTCACTATATATATCTTGATGGTGTATTTATTTGAACATGTCCAtgtaaataaagaaaaaggagagGGAATAATATCCATTTCAACGTTGCCAAAACTTTCGATGTGATAATTAATTGATGATATCTTTCCTACTAAGCTATTCCTAGTGCTCTGTCTCATACTCCCCTCtgaataaatacttcctccaggGTTGTTAAAAGAAGTCATTTTAGACAAGACTCGAGTCAAATATtgaaaatataaatcatgaataacttttaagttgttgagttggAAATATGAAAACCATATGAATAGAGTTGTTCTgaaaaatattttaataaaatatacatatatcacttttcaaTAATTATTTTTATAAAATTAAGAAGTCAAAGTTGTGCTTTGGAGACTATGTCgc harbors:
- the LOC136514752 gene encoding uncharacterized protein; translation: MGNGLSPCLCPRAEHGGEAARLVFWGGSARMADERRSITAGDVTAELPDPHLVCAGDSFFIGLPVPALSPCERLVAGRTYFVLPAARFSCSQSLTAATLAKLSPSSSAAKVPLAGGTASPFEYVTGSDGAPLIRILPEFIEKVITSCGGGGKCGATEQLCSTPELRKHYMQLVGARAERPWSPGLETISEAEKRRRMPSPVRLVGLAKASSR